The following DNA comes from Tunturibacter psychrotolerans.
GCACCCTCTTCGTGCTGGCGTGTCTTCTCTCGGCGTTCAACAGTATTCGCCACGGCGGATGGACCTGGAGGCTGGCATGCTTTTTCGCCGCCATCTGCGCCGGCCTCTCACACGAACTCGGCATCTTGATCCTTACCCTTTTGCTTCTGCTCCTACTTCTTATCGAAGAGCAGCGGTCGAAGAATTTCTTCATAACCCTGGCCACCGTCGCTCTTGCCGCCTTCGCCGTCGAAGCCGCCCGTTTCAGTGTCAAGGTAAAGTCCTTCTCTGGAATTGCATCTTTCAAATGGGCGAGCCTCGTGCTGTCGAAGTACCTTGCTCTCACACTCTTTCCTCTGCGCATGAGTGTTGAGCGCTCCACCTTCTCCTCCCCGGGCCAGTCGCAATCGTGGTCGCTTGCCGTAATCGTCTGCATCGTACTTACATTCGGCTACGCGGTGCTCCGACGTCGGAATCATCCCGCTCTTCTCGGCGGTCTCACGTGGTTCCTTATCTGCATCGCACCTTTCATCGTGCTCACGAACTATCAAGGACTGGCGGAGCGGTTCGCCTACCTCGCCTCCATCGGAATCGTTGCAGCTATCATTGCCGGCTGCTCCATACCGAACCAGCCTCGCCTGCGCAACGTACTCGCGGGCGCCGTCGCGTTATGGGCGGTGTGGAATCTCTATAGAACCACCACGAGGGTTGCAGATTGGGCCGACCCAATGCAGCTCTTCGCCCACTCGTTGCAGGCGACGCCGCAAAGCCCATCCCTTCACTACAATCTCGCCTACTCGCAGAAGGTGAAAGGCGATCTTCATGCAGCGCTCGATGAATACCAGCGCACCATTCAACTCGACAGCAACTATCCCCATGCGTACGCGAGCCTGGGCGATGTATACCTCCAGCTCGGATCGTTCAAAGAAGCTCAAACAGCCTACAAGCAGGCCTTGGTGCAGGCTCCCGATGACATTCCAACACTCCTGAACAGCGGCACGGTGGATCAGAGTATCGGCGCGATGAGTGAGGCTGAGGCCACCTACCAGCGGGTCTTGAAACTCGACCCCTCCAGCAGTGCCGCTCATGTAAACCTCGGCGTCCTCTATATGAAGGAGAATCGATCGAACGACGCCGCGCATCAATTTACGATAGCCATCGATCAAAAGACCAAAGACCCGATTCCTTATTTCAACCTTGCGGTGCTGTATCAGCAGTCAGGCCACCCTGATCAGGCCCTCACTCTCTACAAAAGAGTTCTTGAGCTGAAGCCGAACGATGAAGACACACTCGAAAATATCAAGGTCCTCGAACAATCGCACTAACGCTCCCGCAACATTCGGTGCGAAAAAAAATGCGATACTCAGATGAAACTAAAGCAGATCGGGAATAAAGAAAACAATGGACGCCCCTGGCGAACTCAACGAAATTGTTCTTCCGCAGACTGTGGTTGGTCCGCTTACGCGGTCGGCGATCTTTCTGGTGCTATGCGCCCAACAGGACGAAGATGTTTACACGCGCCTGCGCGACTTTTGCGCCGGTCTTTCCGGGCTGATTCGCGCGGTGGAGTTTCGCGACGTAGAGGCGGGCCTCACGTGCGTCGCCGGCTTCGGGTCGGATATATGGGACAAGCTCTTCGGAGCGCCTCGTCCCGCTGAGCTTCATCCGTTTCGTAGGATTTGCTCTGGCGGGCGAGATGCCGTCTCCACGCCAGGAGACATTCTCTTCCACATTCGCGCCAAACGCATGGATCTCTGCTTCGAGCTGGCGACGCAGATCATGGATAGCATCGGAGATATAGTCTCGGTCGCCGATGAGGTGCACGGCTTCCGCTACTTCGACGATCGCGATGTGATCGGCTTCGTCGACGGAACGGAGAATCCACGAGGCGATGCGGCGCGCGAGGCAGCGGTCGTCGGCAGCGAAGATCCGGCCTTCACAGGCGGCAGCTACGTCATCGTGCAGAAGTACCTCCATGACTTGAAGGCGTGGAATTCGCTCCCGATCGAGATGCAGGAGCGAATCATCGGCCGCCGCAAGCTCTCGGACATAGAACTGAGCGACGCGGAAAAGCCCGCAAATGCGCACAACGCGCTCACCAACATCGAGGAGAACGGACGTCAGCTTCAGATTCTGAGAGACAACATGCCGTTCGGCCGTCCCGGCCACGGTGAATTCGGAACGTATTTTATCGGCTACAGCCGCACGCCGCGCGTCACCGAGACCATGCTGGAAAACATGTTCGTGGGCCGGCCACCCGGAAACTACGACCGGCTTCTCGACTTCAGCCGCCCCGTGACCGGCAGCCTATTCTTCGTGCCATCTGCAACATTTCTCGACAACGTCACGCCCGACGCGCCCGTCGCAGCGGAAGATGCAAAAGCACCGTCCACCGAACCGCCTTCGTCGCCACCTTCACCGGCACCCGGCGACGTGCACGACACATCACTCAGGATAGGATCACTAAAGGGAGAGAAAGATGAATAACCTCCATCGGGAGCTGGCACCGATCTCTGACGCGGCATGGGCAGAGATTGAAGAAGAGACGACGAGAACACTGAAGCGGTATCTGGCCGGGCGACGCGTTGTGGATGTTCCTTCGCCGGGAGGGGTCGCTTTTCCTGGAGTCGGGACCGGACACCTGAAGAACATCTCCGCTCCCGCAGAAGGCATTCTCGCAAGACAGCGTGAGGTGAAGCCGCTGGTGGAGCTGCGTGTTCCGTTCGAACTGTCACGTCAGACGATCGACGATGTGGACCGCGGCTCCGATGACTCTGACTGGCAGCCTGCGAAGGACGCCGCGAAGAAGCTAGCCTTCGCCGAAGACCGGGCTATCTTCAACGGATACCATGACGCGGATATCCAGGGCATCCGCGAAGGCACCAGCAACCCCATCGATACCCTACCCACAGATGTGCGGGACTATCCGGATGCAGTGGCGCATGCGCTGAGCCAACTGCGGTTGATGGGCGTCAACGGGCCCTACTCAGTCGTGCTGGGAGCCGAGGAATACACAGCGCTCGCCGAAACCCGCGATCACGGATATCCCGTGCTCGAGCACGTGAAGCGCATCGTAGACGGCAACCTGATCTGGGCGCCTGCGATTGAAGGCGCATACGTCCTGACGACGCGAGGCGGCGACTTTGAGTTGAACCTGGGGCAGGATGTTTCGATCGGCTATCTCAACCATACCGATTCCGCCGTGCAACTGTATCTTCAGGAGACTTTCGTCTTCCGCGTGCTCACCAGTGAAGCTTCAGTCGCGCTGTCGCCGTCCAAGAAATCTTCTTGATCGGAGATATGGCCACGCGCAGGAGCAATGGGAAAATAGGCATAGCGGAACCAATGCCCATTTGTCAGTGCTCATCTGCCAAGTGTCCGAGGAGCCGACTTCCAAGATAAGTCTTTGTCAAGCGGGGCCAGGATTTCGGGTCGCGCTCAAGAGAGCGCCTGGTTGTTCGGCTGGGCTGTTCATCAACTCGCGTTTGTGCCTCTCGGCGGTTCCTGCGTATAACGCAGAACCAGACATCCATTCGCTGTATCAGTCATTTGGACCGTCACAGAAGATTGAGTGAGTGTTTCCTGCCAGTCCCGAAACATTTCGAAGGAGGCATCGGGAGCGTAGTTCCGTCGCCCAGTCGGCTTCTGCCGGACCAGCAGCTTACGGTAACGCAACGTTCTGCGTCGCTCACGAACCTCGCTGGAGACCACATAGCACTCAGGCAGGAAGTCGAACCGAAGGCAGTCGCAGATCTTGCTGGCATCGATGCGATCGTTCTTCTTCTTGGGCCGCAATGGCCCGCAGCATCAGCGGATGCGCAACCTTCACGGCTGCCCGCATGAGGCAGCAGGTGATCATAGATCCAGCCCGGTGAACATGGTCACTTCCATGGCCACGGTCCAGGGCGTCGGCCAGTTCTTTATCTACTCGTCGAGCTGTGCTCTCGTCGCAGCAACAGTCCCCTCAGAAAAGACCGTGCCACTCACGTCCTTCACGCAATAGCTGATCGTCTCCCTTGTGGATGTCTAACCCGATGATGGGCATACTGGTCACGAGGAGCCTCCTTGGATGTCTCTGAATCAGCGGGTCACCGCTGAGTTCAGCCCTTGTACATCAAATGCTCCTCAAACCCCCCGATTTATCCATCCAAACATGTCGGTCATGTGAATCGCCCAGGTTGGCGACCATCGACGGCAAAGGCATGCACATGAAGATCGGATGTCGCGGCCGTCTCCAGAACTACCTGCAAAGTCTGCTTTCTATGAGCAGGTTATTTACGTCAAGGGGTTTTCCGTTTCTCTTTCCTAGCGTAGAAGTTGCTCCTGTTGTTCTGTAGTTCGTCCGCATATTGTTCTCCACCGTGTTTATATTCGCACTTAAGTGAGCCGCTAAGCCCTGTGTCGGTTGGGTCAGAAGGAGAAGGAGATGCTGCCAGTTTTCGGTCGGCCTCGTTCAGAGCCTAACCCGACACGCAATCATCGGGACGCGGGGCAGTCACAAGAATTCGACATGATCTCCTTCCTCAGTCTGCTACTCCATGGAACGGGAGGGATGGCTCCTGGGTGATCCAGATGCGATGAAGCAGTACTGCCAGCTTGCGAGCGACGGCGACGATGGCCCGATTGCGGGACTGCTTGCCTCCGCGCGAGACCAGATGCAGACCCCACTGTCGTAAGCTGGAATCTCTTCCGTGCGGTCCGAGAACGCGGTTGGCGCCCTCGACAAGCAGAGTGCCTAAGCAGATGTTGTCAGCTTTGGTGATTCCGAGCTGCGCTCTCGATCCCTGGACTGGCTGCGTTTTGGCCGCAGGCCGAGGTAGCAGCCGACATCGCGACTTCGCTGGAACCGTTCTTTGGAACCCAGCGTCAGAAGATAGGTCAGTGCCGTGAGCTGGCCAACGCCGCAGACCTTGATCGGAGCCTGCGTTTAGGTGCACTCCGTCTCCGTAAGCCGCTGGATCAGTCGGTCATTGTGCTTGATCTTCACCGTCATCGTGGCGATCTGTTCGAGGACAGGGCCGAGTGCCTGAACTAGACTTGACGGCAGCACTGCCATGCACCGCTTGGCGAAGCACAACGTGGACGATGCCGGAAGTCGGTAGCCGCAGGATCTTCGGATCGAGTCGTGCGTAGCGCGCCAACTTCTCCACGTCCACCTGATCGCTCTCCCGATCACTGTGCGAGATCGCCCGCAGCTCCCTCACGTTCGCCACGATTACTTCGTGACCCAGCTCCTCAAGCTGTTCGCTGATCCATATCGAATGGGTTCCCGCTTCCATCGCGATCCGTACTCGAGGCAGATCGGTAAACCTCTTCTCGACTCCCGAGGGACTGGTACGAAATCGGCCCCGGCCCACTACTTGTCCATCTTCGTTGAGCGTGCAGTAATGGCTCCACGTGTTCCGTCAGATCACGCAGGTCGCGGATCACCGGAGATAGAACATAGCTGCCACGCACCAGACCATGGCGGAGCAACTCGACGATCCGCTGGTAGTCCATCATATCGGTCTTACGGTCGGGGATCGCCTTGATGTGCTGAGCGTTGGCAAGCGCCATATGGTAGTGCTCTTCCAGCACGTTCCAGACAGGCTTCTAATAAACGCCTGTCGACTCCATAGCGACAGGTCAAACGTCAAAGCTTCTGAGCCACTCAGCCGGTTCACGCAGGTCTCGCGTTGTGCAACCGAAGCGACGAAGATGTTTCTGCCCTGAAGCTCATCCCTGAAACGCTCAGAGATGAAGAACAAACAATTTCGGAGAGTGTCCGTGCTGATAGGCGCATCGAGCATTTTGAGACACAACGTCTCACCAAGAGCAAAGATGAGCAAGGCCAGGTGATCGGCGGCTCGAAGCTCGGTCACACTAGAGTAGCTGCGTCAACTTCAGACATAGGCTGTACCTCCATAAACTTTCGCGTGCGGATCTAGGACATCGCAAGTTTTCGATTGAAAGACACCTTCACTTCAGATCATCCCTGACCAGGTAAGTCTTCGGCGAGTTCATGTGGAGGAGGAGCGCTTCGCTCCGGCGAAAGCAGATGGTGCGGTGCATGGTCTTCAAGGATCTCGGCATCCATTGTCCGATTTGACGACGGTTGCATGCTTCGCTGCTGCATGTGGTGTCGGACGATTGAGGACGTCTTCGTTAGACGCGTCCGGGAGCTATGTTTGAGGCTACAACTTTCGTATCCTTGACCGTCCCCAAATGTAACCATAGTCTTCGTTTGGCTTAAAGATTTTGAAACCTTATTCGGCCGAAGATGAGGTTTGCTTCGGCTTGCATGGATTACAAACTTGCGGCTGCGAAAGGCAGTGAGGTAAAGCCTTTGAGCTCTCTTCAAAGTCATTCCATGAGTGTGGTTTTATCGATCTGGTGAGATTCCACAGTACTTGAGTGCCGCAATCACGCAGTTGCAGCCGTCTTTGCCAGTTGATCTCTCGTTAGCATCACCAAGCCAGGACCGTCTTGTCCCTATTTGCATAGTGTTGCGCATTCCCTAGTTGTTTTACTCCAACAAGTAACTGTTGGTTAGAGGTAGAGTCCGGGCAATCGCATCCGGTGAAAGAGGAATTGAATGTCTAGCCTGTACGAAGTTGTCGAAAGCCCCTCCTGTTCGATTGTGATATTTGCAAATCCAGAACTCAGTTCTCAAACTTGTAAGAATCGACATCTTCCCAGCCGCTTTGAAAGTGCTGCCAGGCCACTCCTCTTTCTGATGATGGTTCTTTTTTTTGTGGCTACGTTCTGTTCGCGCAGGTCGGACGCGCAACAGGTGGAGGCTACGTTGCCATTGTCGCAGCGACTTACGATTAATTTATCGGCTGGGGTTCCGGAGTATGTTGGCGACGCTGCGTCGGCCTCGAATGCACCGCAAAGTCAGTGGTGGTTTGAAAATACGAAGAACTCAGCGACGTATGCGACGGCGAGTTTTGTGGAGAGCACGGATCCTGCGTGGCGGCAGGTTGGGCTGCCCTATGACGCGAACGTACCGCGAACGTTTATTAATCAAGACTCGGGGGGCGGGGCAGGCTCTGATACGGGGCAGGAAAACTGGTATCGGCTGCACTTCAAGGTGGATCCGAAGTATGCGGGCCAAAAGTTCCTGCTGAATCTTGAAGGAGCGCACACCGGAGTACAGGTTTTTAGCAATGGTGTGTTGTTGCCAGGTATCAGCGCGGTGGCTGCTGATTCGCAGGCGACGCACGTGATTGGATTTGTTCCGGTGGTCGTTGATCTGACGCCGTATCTAAAGGCCGACGGGACTACCGACAATGTGATTGCGATTGATGTGTCGAGAGGGGATTCGTGGTTTGAGACGCCGCAGTTCTCGAACTCCTTTCGTTTCGGCCAGGATATGGCTGGGTTGTTCCGCAATGTGTTTCTGTATGTAACCAACCCGGTGCATATTCCGTTGAACGTGTACTCCAACACGAAGACCTGGGGGACGTATGTTGGCACGGTCTCCGAGGTGCCGGCCGCGGAGGGCACGGCGACAGCGGCTTCGGCGGTAGTCGAGGTGCAGACGAACGTTGTCAACGAGACGGCGACGGCCCAGCAAGTCACGTTGACAACGCAGATTGTGGATGCGACTGGAAACGTAGTGGTGACTGCGCCGCCGGTGACGCAATCGGTGGCGGCGATGATTGCGAGCACGTTTCCGTCGACGCAGACGCCGATGTTCCAGCAGTTGATTACGGTGCCGAATCCAACCCTGTGGTATCCGAATAACTCGATCTACGGCAAGCCATATATGTACAAGGTCTACCACATCGTCAGTGTGAACGGCGTGGTGGTGGATTCATTCCAGAGCCCGCTGGGAATTCGAACGATTACATGGGATGCGAACTTCCCTTACTTCAATGGCCATGCGATGTATCTGTGGGGCGGCTCGAGCCGGTACGACTATCCGGCGCTCGGCTCCTCGGTTCCGGATGAGCAGTGGTGGCGTGACATGGCGCAGATTGCGGCCCAGGGCGGCAACGTCTGGCGGCCGGGCCACTCGACCAGCAGTGAAGAGATGGTGGAGGCGGCCGACGCGTACGGCATCATGATCGACCAACCCAGCGGAGATGGCGAAGGCCATTGGAATGCCTCCTCCAACCCGTCGGCGGATGATCTTCAACTAAAGCAGGAGGTGCATCGCGACATGATTATCCGCGATCGCAGCCATCCTTCGATTCTGGACTGGGAGGAAGACAACGGTGGCATGAATCAGCCGCTGGCGAATGAGCTTGCGTCAATCGAGACGTCGTGGGACAACATTAATCCGCGGGTGCAGTCCGATCGCACCTACTCGCCTTCGTACGCCTTTATGGGCGAGTGCGACGGTGCCGGCTGCGAGACGGGGGTCAAGAATCAGAATCCGAATAACCCGTCTTTTGGTGCCGAGTACTGGGACAATATGGGCACAGGGCGCGGGACCCAGACGGGCACCGGAGCCAATACGGTCTACGCGTACGACTATGAGCTGGCGTTTGCTGCGCCGTACCTGGACGATTGGCGCCAAGGCAAAGCTGCGAATGCCTTTGGGATGGCACAGTGGTACTTTGCCGATACGCCGGGAGAAGATAGTCTTTGGGCGGAGTTTCAAAATCAGCCTGCGATGCAGCACTTTGTGCGTTCGCTTGGTTACTCGTCGGTCGATCAGAACCGTTTCCCGCGGCTGCTGTACTACATCTACCAGGCAAACTGGGTTCCTTACGCGATCCAGCCAGTGGTTCACCTGGCGCATCATTGGAATCGCGCCTACGAGTACACCCCGGGCACTCCGATTCAGGTGAACGCGTTCAGCAACTGTCCCTCGGTTCGCCTGTTGATTAGCGGCGTGGCCAAGGATCCGGTGACGGGAGCGATCCTCGCGGATCAGGTTCCCAATCCCTGGAACATCAACTCGCACGCCGATCTGAGTCAGAGCAGCACTGTGATGCCTGGCCAGGTTCACTGGATGGTGAACTGGGCACCGGGCACGGTGACGGCCGAGTGTCTGGACACGAATGGCAATGTGGTTCCGGGTGTGACCCACTCGGTGACGACGGCAGGAGCTGAGAACAAGATAGTCCTTAGCGTTGTTCCAGAGGTAGTCAAGCCAGACGGGACAAGCTTCCAGTGGACCTCGAATGGTTCTGACGCGGCCTTTGTAAAGGCCGAGGTGCAGGACGCAAACGGCAATGTCGTACCGACCGCAGCGGACAATGTCACCTTCACGGTGTCCGGGCCAGCTACGTACATGGGCGGCACACAGCAGCTTGTTGCGGATCCCTCGTGGACCACTTATTACCAGGATGCGTTTTCGAAGCAGCACAGTAACGACATTAACGGAGAGCCGTACGTATTCTTTCACGCGCCCGGCGACCCGGAGCTGAACTTTGAAGGAGGATTGCAGAAGATCGCGCTGCGCAGCACCTTCACACCCGGAACTGTGACGGTGACGGCGACGGCGCCGGGGCTTGTAAGCGGCAGCGTTCAACTGACTTCAGTTACGCCAGCGGCTCCTCCTCAGTCGCAACCGCCGGCGATCATCGTGCCTCCGGTCGACACGGCAGTAACGGCGGGTCAACCTGCAACTTTCACTGTTGCGGCCAGCGGCTCCGGAACGCTCAGCTACCAATGGGCTGTGGCAGGAAGCGAGGTCACGGGACAAACCAGCCCGACCTTGACCATACCGGCGACTACTATCGCCCAAAACGGCGAGAGTGTCACAGTTGCGATTCACAGCAACTTTGGCGACGTTACCTCGACTCCGGTCACGCTGACCGTGGACGCGGCGGCCGGCGTCGCCATAACGACGCCACCTGCCGCGCAGACCGTCGTCGTCGGACAGTCGGCGACCTTCACCGTAGCTGCGACTGGTTCCCCGCAGCTCAACTACCAGTGGTTTCAGAATGGCGTGCAGGTCCAAACCGGTCCGCAGCCCAGCTACACCACGCCCATCCTGACGGCCGTCGGTACGGCCAACATTGATGTCGTCGTCAGCAATCCCGTTAACCAACTTCAATCAGCAACGGTGACGCTCACCGTCAACGCTCCGGTGCCGGTAACTATCACCACGCCACCTGCCAATCAGATCGTTGCGGCCAATCAGCCGGTGCAGTTTACCGCCGTGGTCGCGGGCTCTGCGCCCTACACGTATCAGTGGCAGTTCACTCCCAAAGGCGGCTCGGCGACCATCCTTCTCAGCAACACGCAGAGCTCCAACATCATCACCTACACGATCCCCACCATGAGTACGGCCAATGTCGGCGCATACACGGTGACGGTCAACAACGCCGCTGCCGCTCCGGTCACGAGTGCAGCAGCGCAGCTGACGCTTGCGCCTCCAGGCGTCAATCTCGCACTGAATAAGACAGCAACTTCCAGCTCCTCACAAAACGCATGCAGGGATACAACGACAACGCCACCACTTTCTGGCACGGGTTGTCTGGGAGCGGAGAACGCCGTCGATGGCAACCTGAACACCCGCTGGGGATCGGCGACCGCGGGTGCGCCTCCAACAACTTCTGTCCCAGGCGTCGATCCTTCCTGGCTGCAGGTGGATCTTGGATCCGGGCAGTCCTTCAACACGGTGATCATTAATTGGGAGAATGCCTACGCGGCGCAGTACCAGATTCAGTACACCAATGATGATCCTTCGACCAATCCGACGTGGAACGTGGCAACCACCAACAACTCTGGCGTGGGCGGCACCGAGACCCTCACCTTTAGTACCGTTCAGGCACGCTATATCCGGATATTAGGGACGGTGCGAAGCGGTAACTTCGGCTACTCGATCTTCGAGTTCCAGGTCTACAACGTCCCTAATTGCGGAGGCCCGACCGAGCGCTATACCGTCAGCTCTGCCAACCCCTTACTGGTGATGGACAACGTGCTTGGTCTGACCTGGACCCGCACCATCCAGACCGATAGCGCGATTGGTTCGCAGTTCACCGGTGTCAGTGCTGCTACCTATTGCAAGAGCATCAATATGCGCATTCCCACGCAGGCGGAAGCGCTTGGCATCAGCGGCAACAACAACGCGTCCTGCGCCTTCCCGGGTACTTGGAGCACATGGACCTCCACCGTGGATCCGAACGATGCGACCGAGACCGCGATCGTCAACTTTGACGGTAGTAGCACCTTCAACGTAACCAACAACTTTCCCGGCGCTACCCTCTGCACTGAGGCCACCGGCTCGGGTACGTCAGGAACTCAGGCTCCCGTCATCGAAACAGACCCGCAATCCACGAAGGTAGCCGTAGGAGAAGCAGCAACGTTCACGGTAGTTGCTGCCGGTACGCCGACGCCAAGTTATCAATGGCTCAGGAACGGAACCGCAATCGCTGGCGCGACGGACGCTACCTATACCACGCCGCCAACCATCGCTACTGATAACGACTCGTCTTTCAGGGTGTCGGCTACCAACGGAAGTGGCACTGTAACCAGCAACTCCGCTGTCCTCACTGTGACCAACAACTCCACCGGCGGCGGAGGTACCGGCGGCAGTTGCAGTGCGATACCAACTACACCAGGAATGCCGGCAGCGATTGCGACCTCTCCGAGCCAGATCTCTCTGACCTGGGGTGGCAGCATGGCTGGATCGGCCTGTCCGGTGAGTTACAACGTGTATCGCAGCACGACCGCCGGGTTCACGCCTGCAGTGAGCAATCAGGTGAATACGTCCCAGACCGGTACCGCGTTTACAGACCGGGGACTGACAGCAGCGACAACCTACTACTACATTGTGGAGGCGGATGACACTGCGGGCGCCTCGGCTCCTTCTGTACAGGTCAGCGCGCAGACGCTGGCCCCGACGTCATGCACCAGTGTTCCAAAAGCACCGACGGGGTTGACGGCTGCTGCGACTTCGTCCAGCTCCATTGGACTGAACTGGACGGCAGTGACCGCACCGACTAACTGCTCGGTCGCCTCTTACAACGTCTACGGCGGCACAACCGCTGGCTTCACTCCGTCTGCGACTAATCTGCTTGCTGCCGGAG
Coding sequences within:
- a CDS encoding tetratricopeptide repeat protein — translated: MKTRRQKSSSANWLQDHPQRTFLLLSGALTLILYWRSFTSPFVYDDLEQIVNNPNLSTWGSFVQRFLLHPVELTTSFLGYAGSTYRPLFWFSLFIDRALWGLDAGGYHATNIALHLINSNLAFALLRRLKMPLLPAAAVCLLWLSLPINTEVVAWISGRSYALCTLFVLACLLSAFNSIRHGGWTWRLACFFAAICAGLSHELGILILTLLLLLLLLIEEQRSKNFFITLATVALAAFAVEAARFSVKVKSFSGIASFKWASLVLSKYLALTLFPLRMSVERSTFSSPGQSQSWSLAVIVCIVLTFGYAVLRRRNHPALLGGLTWFLICIAPFIVLTNYQGLAERFAYLASIGIVAAIIAGCSIPNQPRLRNVLAGAVALWAVWNLYRTTTRVADWADPMQLFAHSLQATPQSPSLHYNLAYSQKVKGDLHAALDEYQRTIQLDSNYPHAYASLGDVYLQLGSFKEAQTAYKQALVQAPDDIPTLLNSGTVDQSIGAMSEAEATYQRVLKLDPSSSAAHVNLGVLYMKENRSNDAAHQFTIAIDQKTKDPIPYFNLAVLYQQSGHPDQALTLYKRVLELKPNDEDTLENIKVLEQSH
- a CDS encoding Dyp-type peroxidase; its protein translation is MDAPGELNEIVLPQTVVGPLTRSAIFLVLCAQQDEDVYTRLRDFCAGLSGLIRAVEFRDVEAGLTCVAGFGSDIWDKLFGAPRPAELHPFRRICSGGRDAVSTPGDILFHIRAKRMDLCFELATQIMDSIGDIVSVADEVHGFRYFDDRDVIGFVDGTENPRGDAAREAAVVGSEDPAFTGGSYVIVQKYLHDLKAWNSLPIEMQERIIGRRKLSDIELSDAEKPANAHNALTNIEENGRQLQILRDNMPFGRPGHGEFGTYFIGYSRTPRVTETMLENMFVGRPPGNYDRLLDFSRPVTGSLFFVPSATFLDNVTPDAPVAAEDAKAPSTEPPSSPPSPAPGDVHDTSLRIGSLKGEKDE
- a CDS encoding family 1 encapsulin nanocompartment shell protein — its product is MNNLHRELAPISDAAWAEIEEETTRTLKRYLAGRRVVDVPSPGGVAFPGVGTGHLKNISAPAEGILARQREVKPLVELRVPFELSRQTIDDVDRGSDDSDWQPAKDAAKKLAFAEDRAIFNGYHDADIQGIREGTSNPIDTLPTDVRDYPDAVAHALSQLRLMGVNGPYSVVLGAEEYTALAETRDHGYPVLEHVKRIVDGNLIWAPAIEGAYVLTTRGGDFELNLGQDVSIGYLNHTDSAVQLYLQETFVFRVLTSEASVALSPSKKSS
- a CDS encoding transposase; the protein is MKVCGVGQLTALTYLLTLGSKERFQRSRDVGCYLGLRPKRSQSRDRERSSESPKLTTSA